The following proteins come from a genomic window of Streptomyces sp. ALI-76-A:
- a CDS encoding LysE family transporter, which produces MTGALVAGLLAGYGIAVPVGAVATCLVSLTARTSLRTGVCAALGIATADGLYALAATLGGATLAGVLRPVLGPLRWTSALVLLALAVGGTVTAVRRYRGHRLTLRTEPPPPSPARAYLALLGITLLNPTTVIYFAALVLGSRAEVAVRPLEQGVFVLAACAASASWQVLLAGGGALLGRALTGHRGRLVTALLSSGVITVLAVRMVAPS; this is translated from the coding sequence GTGACCGGCGCCCTGGTCGCGGGTCTGCTCGCGGGGTACGGCATCGCCGTTCCCGTGGGCGCGGTCGCGACCTGTCTGGTCTCCCTCACCGCCCGTACGTCCCTGCGCACCGGGGTCTGTGCCGCGCTCGGCATCGCCACCGCCGACGGGCTGTACGCCCTGGCGGCCACCCTCGGGGGCGCGACCCTGGCGGGCGTGCTGCGGCCGGTGCTCGGGCCGTTGCGGTGGACCTCCGCCCTGGTGCTGCTCGCGCTGGCGGTGGGGGGCACGGTCACGGCCGTACGCCGGTACCGCGGCCACCGGCTCACCCTCCGCACCGAGCCGCCGCCCCCGAGCCCCGCACGGGCGTACCTGGCCCTGCTCGGGATCACCCTGCTCAACCCGACCACCGTGATCTACTTCGCGGCCCTGGTGCTCGGCAGCCGTGCCGAGGTGGCCGTACGGCCCCTGGAACAGGGGGTGTTCGTGCTGGCGGCCTGCGCCGCGTCCGCGAGCTGGCAGGTGCTGCTCGCCGGGGGCGGCGCGCTGCTGGGCCGGGCTCTGACGGGGCACCGGGGCCGGCTGGTGACGGCACTGCTGTCGAGCGGCGTGATCACGGTCCTGGCGGTGCGCATGGTGGCTCCGTCGTGA
- a CDS encoding DUF1304 domain-containing protein → METVANVLVGLVAALHVYILVLEMFLWRKKPGRGLHGFDDETARTTAPMAANQGLYNGFLAAGLVWGLIAADPTGFRAQVFFLCCVVVAGVFGAVTANRRILFAQALPGALALGAVLLAR, encoded by the coding sequence GTGGAGACGGTCGCGAACGTGCTGGTCGGGCTGGTGGCCGCCCTGCACGTGTACATCCTGGTGCTGGAGATGTTCCTGTGGCGGAAGAAGCCGGGCCGGGGCCTGCACGGCTTCGACGACGAGACGGCCCGGACGACCGCGCCGATGGCCGCCAACCAGGGCCTCTACAACGGCTTCCTCGCGGCCGGTCTGGTCTGGGGCCTGATCGCCGCCGATCCGACCGGCTTCCGCGCCCAGGTGTTCTTCCTGTGCTGTGTCGTGGTCGCGGGCGTGTTCGGGGCCGTCACGGCGAACCGCCGCATCCTGTTCGCGCAGGCCCTGCCGGGTGCGCTCGCCCTGGGCGCCGTGCTGCTCGCGCGGTGA
- a CDS encoding helix-turn-helix domain-containing protein, with the protein MGDEERVERVVVLALDGVYPFELGIPSRILGAADGRYEVLTCTVDGRPVRTAADFTVAVEHGPEILPTADTVVVASMATSHIPAELPADLAGALASIRPDARIVSICTAAFVLAAAGLLDGRRATTHWQVVDAFRQRYPGVDLDPDVLFVDDGRILTSAGAASGVDVCLHLVRKDHGSELANAVARRCVVPPFRDGGQAQYIEQPVPEQGAASTAATRAWAVERLHEPLTLGDLAAHARMSLRTFARRFHDEVGLSPGRWLIQQRVARARHLLEASDLSVDQIAGRVGFATGASLRQHLHAAIGVSPQAYRRTFQEAVR; encoded by the coding sequence ATGGGTGACGAGGAGCGGGTCGAGCGGGTCGTGGTGCTGGCCCTGGACGGTGTGTATCCCTTCGAGCTGGGCATCCCCAGCCGGATCCTCGGCGCGGCCGACGGGCGGTACGAGGTGCTGACCTGCACGGTCGACGGGCGCCCGGTGCGCACCGCCGCCGACTTCACGGTCGCCGTCGAACACGGCCCCGAGATCCTGCCCACCGCCGACACCGTGGTGGTCGCCTCCATGGCGACGTCGCACATCCCGGCCGAGCTGCCCGCCGACCTCGCCGGCGCCCTGGCGAGCATCCGCCCCGACGCCCGCATCGTCTCGATCTGCACGGCCGCCTTCGTCCTCGCCGCCGCGGGCCTGCTCGACGGCCGCCGGGCCACCACGCACTGGCAGGTGGTCGACGCGTTCCGGCAGCGGTATCCGGGCGTCGACCTGGACCCGGACGTCCTGTTCGTCGACGACGGCCGCATCCTCACCTCGGCCGGAGCCGCCTCCGGTGTCGACGTCTGTCTGCACCTGGTCCGCAAGGACCACGGCAGCGAACTCGCCAACGCGGTCGCCCGCCGCTGCGTGGTCCCGCCGTTCCGGGACGGCGGCCAGGCCCAGTACATCGAGCAGCCGGTCCCCGAGCAGGGCGCCGCGAGCACCGCCGCGACCCGCGCCTGGGCCGTGGAACGCCTGCACGAACCGCTGACCCTGGGCGACCTCGCCGCGCACGCCCGGATGAGCCTGCGCACCTTCGCCCGCCGCTTCCACGACGAGGTGGGCCTCAGCCCCGGCCGCTGGCTGATCCAGCAGCGGGTCGCCCGGGCCCGGCATCTGCTGGAGGCCAGCGACCTGTCGGTGGACCAGATCGCCGGCCGGGTCGGCTTCGCCACCGGCGCCTCCCTGCGCCAGCACCTGCACGCCGCGATCGGGGTGTCGCCGCAGGCGTACCGGCGGACGTTCCAGGAGGCGGTCCGCTGA
- a CDS encoding nuclear transport factor 2 family protein, producing MTTTTDPTTRAVVGELLARIGAGDPERIAELYAERTDWRLNWPEDEHGRAATPWIRHRATRADAAAHFRDLAAHHVAGQDATRIERILVDGADAVVLGEIRQTAAATGRPYRARFALHLTVEDGLIVRHHVYEDSLAVARAFTP from the coding sequence GTGACCACGACCACCGACCCGACCACCCGCGCCGTCGTCGGGGAACTGCTCGCGCGGATCGGCGCGGGCGACCCCGAGCGGATCGCCGAGCTGTACGCCGAGCGGACCGACTGGCGGCTCAACTGGCCCGAGGACGAGCACGGCCGCGCCGCCACCCCCTGGATCCGGCACCGCGCCACCCGCGCCGACGCCGCCGCCCACTTCCGGGACCTGGCCGCCCACCACGTCGCCGGCCAGGACGCGACCCGGATCGAGCGGATCCTGGTGGACGGCGCCGACGCCGTGGTGCTCGGCGAGATCCGGCAGACCGCCGCCGCCACCGGCCGGCCCTATCGCGCCCGGTTCGCCCTGCACCTCACCGTCGAGGACGGACTGATCGTCCGTCATCACGTCTACGAGGACAGCCTCGCGGTGGCCCGCGCCTTCACCCCGTGA
- a CDS encoding ricin-type beta-trefoil lectin domain protein — protein MNDAGLSNSPAPARPSEATDEQLSAELRKWSGATPALQPVGELLDRHWEAAFAYARLCTDGAHPAGMLTTAAFTRLFGETLRQIGPTSAWRPHLLVTVRRIAAEWDTDRRREQLHPELRTQGDGGDRIAARLLPPANRRLLSGAFQRLPQSARCLLWHIEVEAEPLAVPGALLGLDEEDARVELRRAHDRLREECLQVHRELAPEQECRHYQRLLDVSYRRGGVDLDADLRGHLDGCEHCRYTADQLHQFNQGIGGALAEAVLGWGAHAYVAARARLHPARDERDTQLAAPPKEAFFPVPERIPGEAFFPEPRRIAGENFFPEPEKATGEGFFPGPGPVPNEAYFPAPVTASNEGYFPAPVAVPDEAYFPQPGPPVMPDAEETASAPTAPVGPRTGSRASSRRSTHKSPHKSARRVSRRNLSAAVLTVGGLIVLPLVLWSSLGSSDGTPQADDGRPSDAPGGSSGTSSSDPSWADAGDAEQGTMRGRLHNVASGLCVGIVGEKAVEGAETELTECSSDRGQQWSYEPDGLLRSAETPDLCVDSRLGYSVRLAPCTGTAKAATRNVRYDFTLQGALVPRWNQDLALAPAATDAGGALVVKTRDDGSAQRWVIDTSKTDLQMEVVNWDVGSTASRTPEPTPTPEAPTSPTPTPTPSATPSTPRATPTPTPTPPNPYPTAAPCSPYPYCSGGGQYGGGYGGGYGGGYGGYGGYGGYGPYGYGPYGGGGR, from the coding sequence GTGAATGACGCAGGCCTGTCGAATTCCCCGGCTCCCGCGCGCCCGTCCGAGGCCACGGACGAGCAACTGAGTGCCGAGCTCAGGAAGTGGAGTGGGGCGACGCCCGCGTTGCAGCCCGTCGGTGAACTCCTCGACCGGCACTGGGAAGCGGCCTTCGCCTACGCCCGGTTGTGCACCGACGGCGCCCACCCCGCGGGAATGCTCACGACCGCCGCCTTCACCCGGCTCTTCGGGGAGACCCTGCGCCAGATCGGACCGACCTCCGCGTGGCGGCCGCACCTGCTGGTCACCGTCCGCCGTATCGCAGCCGAATGGGACACCGACCGCAGGCGCGAGCAGCTGCATCCGGAGCTGAGGACCCAGGGCGACGGCGGAGACCGGATCGCGGCGCGGCTGCTGCCGCCCGCGAACCGGCGGCTGCTCTCGGGGGCGTTCCAGCGGCTGCCCCAGTCGGCCCGCTGCCTGCTGTGGCACATCGAGGTCGAGGCCGAACCGCTCGCCGTCCCCGGCGCCCTGCTGGGGCTGGACGAGGAGGACGCCCGCGTCGAACTGCGGCGGGCCCACGACCGGCTCCGCGAGGAGTGCCTCCAGGTCCACCGCGAACTCGCCCCCGAGCAGGAGTGCCGGCACTACCAGCGACTGCTGGACGTGAGCTACCGGCGCGGCGGCGTCGACCTGGACGCCGACCTGCGCGGCCACCTGGACGGCTGCGAGCACTGCCGGTACACCGCGGACCAGTTGCACCAGTTCAACCAGGGCATCGGCGGTGCCCTGGCCGAAGCGGTACTGGGCTGGGGCGCCCACGCCTACGTGGCGGCGCGCGCCCGCCTGCACCCCGCCCGGGACGAGAGGGACACACAGCTCGCGGCGCCGCCGAAGGAAGCCTTCTTCCCGGTGCCCGAGCGGATCCCGGGCGAGGCGTTCTTCCCGGAGCCGCGGAGGATCGCGGGCGAGAACTTCTTCCCGGAGCCGGAGAAGGCCACGGGTGAGGGCTTCTTCCCCGGCCCGGGGCCCGTCCCGAACGAGGCGTACTTCCCCGCGCCGGTGACCGCCTCGAACGAGGGGTACTTCCCCGCGCCGGTCGCCGTCCCGGACGAGGCGTACTTCCCGCAGCCGGGGCCCCCGGTCATGCCGGACGCGGAGGAGACCGCCTCCGCACCGACCGCGCCCGTCGGCCCCCGCACCGGCTCTCGTGCCTCCTCCCGCAGGTCCACCCACAAGTCCCCCCACAAGTCCGCCCGCCGGGTGTCCCGCCGCAACCTCAGCGCGGCCGTCCTGACCGTCGGCGGGCTGATCGTCCTCCCGCTGGTCCTGTGGTCCTCCCTCGGCTCCTCGGACGGGACGCCCCAGGCGGACGACGGCCGGCCCTCCGACGCCCCCGGCGGCAGCTCGGGCACCTCGTCGTCCGACCCGTCCTGGGCCGACGCCGGGGACGCGGAGCAGGGCACCATGCGCGGCCGGCTGCACAACGTCGCCTCCGGGCTGTGCGTCGGCATCGTCGGGGAGAAAGCCGTCGAGGGCGCGGAGACCGAACTCACGGAGTGCTCCTCGGACCGCGGCCAGCAGTGGTCCTACGAGCCCGATGGGCTGTTGCGCAGCGCGGAGACCCCCGATCTCTGCGTGGACTCCCGCCTCGGCTACTCGGTGCGACTGGCCCCCTGCACCGGCACGGCCAAGGCCGCGACCAGGAACGTCCGCTACGACTTCACGCTCCAGGGCGCCCTCGTACCCCGCTGGAACCAGGACCTCGCCCTCGCCCCCGCGGCCACCGACGCGGGGGGCGCCCTGGTCGTCAAGACCCGTGACGACGGCTCCGCCCAGCGCTGGGTGATCGACACCTCGAAGACCGACCTCCAGATGGAGGTGGTCAACTGGGACGTCGGCAGCACCGCGTCGCGGACCCCCGAGCCCACGCCCACCCCCGAGGCCCCGACGAGCCCCACCCCGACGCCCACGCCGTCCGCGACCCCGTCGACTCCGCGGGCCACCCCGACGCCGACGCCCACGCCGCCGAACCCGTACCCGACGGCCGCGCCCTGTTCCCCATATCCCTACTGCTCGGGGGGCGGCCAGTACGGCGGCGGCTACGGCGGTGGTTATGGCGGCGGATACGGCGGTTATGGCGGATATGGCGGCTACGGCCCGTACGGCTACGGCCCGTACGGCGGCGGTGGCCGCTGA
- a CDS encoding NADP-dependent oxidoreductase, producing the protein MSTVNTMRAISQDVLGGPEVLEEVRVERPEPRPNEVLVRVRAAGINPTDWKHRETGGFLGGPPFVLGWDVSGVVEAVGIGVATFVPGDEVFGMLPYPFGHGSHAEYVIAPVRALTRKPSAIDHTQAGALPLVSLTAWQALVENADLQPGQRVLIHAAAGGVGHVAVQIAKARGAYVIGTASAGKHDFLRELGVDEAIDYRETDFAEEVKDVDVVLDTLGGETSVRSLRVLRPGGVVVSILPVGSGEFQEEAERLGVRALRMLVDADRAGMRAIADLVEQGRLRPTIAGAFPLADAAEAHALGDTGRTTGKLVLTVD; encoded by the coding sequence ATGAGCACTGTGAACACGATGCGAGCCATCAGCCAGGACGTCCTCGGCGGTCCCGAGGTCCTTGAGGAAGTGCGGGTGGAGCGCCCCGAGCCGCGCCCCAACGAGGTGCTGGTCCGAGTCCGCGCCGCCGGGATCAACCCCACCGACTGGAAGCACCGGGAGACCGGCGGCTTCCTCGGCGGACCGCCGTTCGTGCTGGGGTGGGACGTCTCCGGCGTGGTCGAGGCCGTCGGCATCGGCGTCGCCACGTTCGTGCCGGGCGACGAGGTCTTCGGCATGCTGCCGTACCCGTTCGGCCACGGATCCCACGCCGAGTACGTCATCGCCCCGGTCCGCGCCCTCACCCGCAAGCCGTCCGCGATCGACCACACGCAGGCGGGCGCGCTGCCGCTGGTGTCCCTGACCGCCTGGCAGGCCCTGGTCGAGAACGCGGACCTCCAGCCGGGCCAGCGGGTGCTGATCCACGCGGCGGCCGGCGGGGTCGGGCATGTCGCCGTGCAGATCGCCAAGGCGCGGGGCGCGTATGTCATCGGCACCGCGAGCGCGGGCAAGCACGACTTCCTGCGCGAGCTCGGGGTGGACGAGGCGATCGACTACCGGGAGACGGACTTCGCCGAGGAGGTGAAGGACGTCGACGTCGTGCTGGACACACTCGGCGGCGAGACCTCCGTGCGGTCGCTGCGCGTGCTGCGGCCGGGCGGGGTCGTCGTGTCGATCCTGCCGGTCGGCTCGGGCGAGTTCCAGGAGGAGGCCGAGCGGCTCGGCGTACGGGCCCTTCGGATGCTCGTGGACGCCGACCGGGCCGGTATGCGGGCGATCGCGGACCTCGTCGAGCAGGGCAGGCTGCGCCCCACGATCGCGGGCGCCTTCCCGCTGGCCGATGCCGCCGAGGCGCACGCGCTGGGCGACACCGGCCGGACCACGGGGAAGCTGGTCCTCACGGTCGACTGA
- a CDS encoding TetR/AcrR family transcriptional regulator — translation MSRDGAGDPRAARTRERLRRALLDECAERPLSEVGVAALVRRAGVGRATFYVHYADLEELAVDACADVVRDAVDALHAWRGRPDPVHAPPALAEFFASLAPHTPLYRALLAPGGGGPLGRVLHRDLRSYSLRERELAGAADAPLVASAVAATFAGVLADWLHGLLDADARQIADQVWQLLVALHTSR, via the coding sequence GTGAGCCGGGACGGGGCCGGGGACCCGCGGGCCGCCCGCACCCGGGAGCGGTTGCGCCGGGCCCTCCTCGACGAGTGCGCCGAACGGCCCCTGTCGGAGGTCGGCGTGGCCGCGCTGGTGCGGCGGGCCGGGGTCGGCCGGGCCACGTTCTACGTGCACTACGCCGACCTGGAGGAACTGGCGGTCGACGCCTGCGCGGACGTCGTCCGCGACGCCGTGGACGCGCTGCACGCCTGGCGCGGACGGCCCGACCCGGTGCACGCGCCGCCCGCGCTGGCGGAGTTCTTCGCCTCGCTCGCCCCGCACACCCCGCTGTACCGGGCACTGCTGGCCCCGGGCGGCGGCGGCCCGCTGGGGCGGGTGCTGCACCGGGACCTGCGGTCCTACAGCCTGCGCGAGCGCGAACTGGCCGGTGCGGCGGACGCGCCCCTGGTCGCCTCCGCCGTCGCCGCCACCTTCGCCGGGGTCCTGGCCGACTGGCTGCACGGGCTGCTCGACGCCGACGCGCGGCAGATCGCCGACCAGGTGTGGCAGTTGCTGGTCGCCCTGCACACCAGCAGGTGA
- a CDS encoding NAD(P)-dependent alcohol dehydrogenase, with amino-acid sequence MSLTTRAAVVESGGAPFTLSDVQLDEPGPHEAVVRMVATGLCHTDLGVASGGLPFPLPGVLGHEGAGVVETVGSAVTGVAPGDHVVLSFTSCGECRNCRGGHPAYCATWLPLNLIGGRRADGTSTISRDGEPLGGHFFGQSSFAERALVDERSLVKVDPEVPLESIAPLGCGVQTGVGAVWNVLKPVTGGTVVVLGAGAVGLSAVMAAALSPAGTIVAVDRVGERLSLATELGATHTVNAGERDLGEALAEITGGQGADGVVETTGNVAVLRQGVDALAARGTLVIVGAPPFGSEVALDVNGMLGGKQVVGLTLGDAETRTFIPALVRMVKEGRLPLHRLISTYPFADIDQAVRDMGAGKAIKPVLTF; translated from the coding sequence GGCGGTCGTCCGCATGGTCGCCACCGGCCTGTGCCACACGGACCTCGGCGTGGCGAGCGGCGGACTGCCGTTCCCCCTCCCCGGAGTTCTCGGGCACGAGGGCGCGGGCGTCGTCGAGACCGTCGGGTCCGCCGTGACCGGGGTCGCCCCCGGCGACCATGTCGTGCTGTCCTTCACCTCGTGCGGCGAGTGCCGCAACTGCCGCGGCGGGCACCCGGCGTACTGCGCCACCTGGCTGCCGCTGAACCTCATCGGCGGCCGGCGGGCCGACGGCACCAGCACCATCAGCCGTGACGGCGAGCCGCTCGGCGGCCACTTCTTCGGCCAGTCCTCGTTCGCCGAGCGGGCGTTGGTCGACGAGCGCAGCCTCGTGAAGGTCGACCCCGAGGTACCGCTGGAGTCGATCGCCCCGCTGGGCTGCGGCGTGCAGACCGGGGTCGGTGCCGTCTGGAACGTGCTGAAGCCGGTCACCGGCGGCACGGTCGTCGTCCTGGGCGCCGGAGCCGTCGGCCTGTCGGCCGTGATGGCGGCCGCCCTCAGCCCGGCCGGCACGATCGTCGCCGTCGACCGGGTCGGCGAGCGCCTGTCGCTGGCCACGGAGCTGGGCGCCACCCATACCGTCAACGCGGGCGAGCGGGACCTCGGCGAGGCCCTCGCGGAGATCACCGGCGGTCAGGGCGCGGACGGCGTCGTGGAGACCACGGGCAACGTGGCCGTCCTGCGCCAGGGCGTCGACGCGCTCGCCGCCCGGGGCACCCTGGTCATCGTCGGCGCGCCGCCGTTCGGCAGCGAGGTGGCTCTGGACGTCAACGGGATGCTCGGCGGCAAGCAGGTCGTCGGTCTCACCCTCGGCGACGCCGAGACCCGGACGTTCATCCCCGCCCTGGTCCGGATGGTGAAGGAGGGGCGGCTTCCGCTGCACCGCCTGATCAGCACCTATCCGTTCGCGGACATCGACCAGGCGGTGCGGGACATGGGCGCGGGCAAGGCGATCAAGCCCGTGCTCACCTTCTGA
- a CDS encoding glutathione S-transferase C-terminal domain-containing protein, protein MGTGEDGNSGYGRKAFKRSRSHFADRITADGRDGWPVEAGRYRLVASRACPWASRALVSRRLLGLEDALSLAVADPIQDDRSWRFTLDPDGRDPVLGIRYLGEAYDKREKDYPGGVSVPAVVDVPSGRLVTNDYQRITLDLATEWTALHREGAPDLYPRALRDEIDSVMAEVYEDVNNGVYRAGFATGQEEYEAACAGVFRRLELLTPRLARQRYLVGDTITEADIRLFTTLVRFDAVYHGHFKCNRWKLTENPVLWAYARDLYQTPGFGDTVDFDHIKRHYYQVHAGINPTGVVPLGPDLAGWLTPHHREQLGGRPFGDGTPPGPVPPAEAVPAHHRPTR, encoded by the coding sequence ATGGGCACCGGCGAGGACGGCAACAGCGGGTACGGAAGGAAGGCGTTCAAACGGTCCCGGAGTCACTTCGCGGACCGGATCACCGCCGACGGCCGGGACGGCTGGCCGGTGGAGGCCGGCCGCTACCGGCTGGTCGCCAGCCGCGCCTGTCCGTGGGCGAGCCGGGCGCTGGTCTCCCGGCGGCTCCTCGGCCTGGAGGACGCCCTGTCCCTCGCCGTCGCCGACCCGATCCAGGACGACCGCAGCTGGCGGTTCACCCTGGACCCCGACGGCCGCGACCCGGTGCTCGGCATCCGCTACCTCGGCGAGGCCTACGACAAGCGGGAGAAGGACTACCCCGGCGGGGTGAGCGTGCCCGCGGTCGTGGACGTGCCGAGCGGGAGGCTGGTCACCAACGACTACCAGCGGATCACCCTGGACCTCGCCACCGAGTGGACGGCCCTGCACCGGGAAGGGGCACCCGACCTGTATCCGCGGGCGCTGCGCGACGAGATCGACTCGGTGATGGCGGAGGTCTACGAGGACGTCAACAACGGCGTGTACCGGGCGGGCTTCGCGACCGGCCAGGAGGAGTACGAAGCCGCCTGCGCGGGCGTCTTCCGGCGTCTGGAGCTGCTGACACCGCGTCTGGCCCGGCAGCGCTATCTCGTCGGCGACACGATCACCGAGGCGGACATCCGGCTTTTCACCACGCTGGTCCGTTTCGACGCCGTCTATCACGGTCACTTCAAGTGCAACCGCTGGAAGCTGACGGAGAACCCGGTGCTGTGGGCGTACGCGCGTGACCTCTACCAGACACCGGGCTTCGGCGACACGGTCGACTTCGATCACATCAAGCGGCACTACTACCAGGTGCACGCCGGTATCAACCCGACCGGCGTCGTGCCGCTCGGGCCGGACCTGGCGGGCTGGCTGACCCCCCATCACCGGGAGCAGCTGGGCGGCCGGCCGTTCGGCGACGGAACGCCGCCGGGTCCGGTGCCGCCCGCCGAGGCGGTCCCCGCACACCATCGACCCACCCGTTGA
- a CDS encoding cation diffusion facilitator family transporter, whose amino-acid sequence MTETTARQKADRKTRVTVLVALAANLVIAVAKAVGGLLAASPALLSEAAHSVADSLNEVFLLAALRRSRRPADRRHPFGYGKERFFWSLLAAVGIFVMGGCFSFFQGVEALRNGAEEKLSGYVAGLVVLAVALLAEGASLLRALYQVRRQGGGVDGLRDPALRTVIAEDGTAVVGVTLAMAGMALHMVTGQVVWEASASLAIGVLLVYVAFRLGRDARDQLIGEAAEPEASGRIRAVLDAQPEIDSVEALFTMKMGLDSLLVAARVDLIPGMDSERVEEVAVRIKRSIASTVPGTDQIFLDVTDRPAEEARESPAATGERGGA is encoded by the coding sequence GTGACAGAGACAACCGCACGACAGAAGGCAGACCGCAAGACCCGCGTCACCGTGCTCGTGGCGCTCGCCGCGAACCTGGTGATCGCGGTGGCCAAGGCAGTGGGCGGCCTCCTCGCCGCCTCCCCGGCACTGCTCTCGGAGGCCGCGCACTCCGTGGCCGACAGCCTCAACGAGGTGTTCCTGCTCGCCGCGCTGCGCCGCAGCCGCCGACCCGCCGACCGGCGCCATCCCTTCGGCTACGGCAAGGAACGGTTCTTCTGGTCGTTGCTCGCCGCCGTCGGGATCTTCGTGATGGGCGGCTGCTTCTCCTTCTTCCAGGGCGTCGAGGCCCTGCGCAACGGCGCCGAGGAGAAACTCAGCGGGTACGTGGCCGGCCTGGTCGTGCTGGCTGTCGCCCTGCTCGCCGAGGGGGCCTCGCTGCTGCGCGCCCTGTACCAGGTGCGCCGGCAGGGTGGCGGTGTGGACGGACTGCGCGATCCCGCCCTGCGCACCGTCATCGCCGAGGACGGCACCGCGGTGGTCGGCGTCACCCTCGCGATGGCCGGCATGGCGCTGCACATGGTCACCGGCCAGGTCGTGTGGGAGGCGTCCGCGTCACTGGCGATCGGGGTGCTGCTCGTCTACGTCGCCTTCCGGCTGGGACGCGACGCGCGGGACCAGCTGATCGGGGAGGCCGCCGAGCCGGAGGCCAGCGGCAGGATCCGGGCGGTGCTGGACGCCCAGCCCGAGATCGACAGCGTGGAGGCGCTGTTCACGATGAAGATGGGCCTGGACTCGCTCCTCGTGGCCGCCCGCGTCGACCTGATACCCGGCATGGACAGCGAACGGGTCGAGGAGGTCGCCGTACGCATCAAGCGGTCGATCGCCAGTACCGTCCCCGGGACGGACCAGATCTTCCTGGACGTGACCGACCGTCCCGCCGAGGAGGCGCGGGAAAGCCCCGCCGCGACGGGGGAGCGCGGCGGGGCCTGA
- a CDS encoding VOC family protein, with protein MALVKAGVIVLDCAEPEKLAVFYKELLEAEQVHESANRVEIRGGDGFRLAFRRDVNATPPSWPRPENALQAHLDFLVEDLDEAERKVIGLGGRPLETKDATGPYEERGFADPAGHSFTIRLVPSTAPKQG; from the coding sequence ATGGCCTTGGTGAAAGCGGGCGTCATCGTGCTCGACTGTGCCGAGCCCGAGAAGCTCGCGGTGTTCTACAAGGAACTGCTGGAGGCCGAGCAGGTGCACGAGAGTGCCAACCGGGTGGAGATCAGGGGCGGCGACGGGTTCCGGCTGGCGTTCCGCCGCGACGTGAACGCGACGCCCCCGAGCTGGCCCCGCCCCGAGAACGCCCTCCAGGCCCACCTGGACTTCCTGGTGGAGGACCTGGACGAGGCGGAACGCAAGGTCATCGGACTCGGCGGGCGTCCACTGGAGACCAAGGACGCCACCGGCCCGTACGAGGAGCGCGGGTTCGCCGACCCGGCCGGCCACTCCTTCACGATCCGCCTCGTTCCGTCGACGGCGCCCAAGCAGGGCTGA
- a CDS encoding nitroreductase family deazaflavin-dependent oxidoreductase yields the protein MPLEGEYEPSPTTWVREQVELYESSGGTEGTTLLDTGLPVVLLTTRGAKSGKLRKTPLMRVEHEGRYAVVASLGGAPQHPVWYHNVKADPRVELQDGPRKWDLTAREVTGAEKAEWWERAVAAYPAYADYQEKTDRDIPVFVLDPVE from the coding sequence ATGCCTCTTGAGGGCGAGTACGAACCCAGCCCGACCACGTGGGTGCGCGAACAGGTGGAGCTGTACGAGAGCTCCGGCGGCACCGAGGGGACCACACTGCTGGACACGGGCCTGCCCGTCGTCCTGCTGACGACCCGGGGCGCGAAGAGCGGCAAGCTGCGCAAGACACCGCTGATGCGCGTCGAGCACGAGGGCCGGTACGCCGTCGTCGCGTCCCTGGGCGGTGCGCCCCAGCACCCGGTCTGGTACCACAACGTCAAGGCCGACCCGCGGGTGGAGCTCCAGGACGGTCCGCGCAAGTGGGATCTGACGGCCCGTGAGGTCACCGGCGCGGAGAAGGCCGAGTGGTGGGAGCGCGCGGTCGCCGCCTACCCGGCGTACGCCGACTACCAGGAGAAGACGGACCGGGACATACCGGTCTTCGTGCTGGATCCCGTCGAGTAG
- a CDS encoding DUF4235 domain-containing protein, which translates to MGKKKKLPIAYKPLGFVLGWTSGTLAGLAFQKTWKAIRHEDDAPDALDRDRGWGEILLAAAVQGAIFAVVRSAVDRAGATAIERSTGVWPAGEKGGRD; encoded by the coding sequence GTGGGAAAGAAGAAGAAGCTGCCCATCGCCTACAAGCCCCTCGGCTTCGTGCTCGGCTGGACCAGCGGAACCCTGGCGGGCCTGGCCTTCCAGAAGACCTGGAAGGCGATCCGGCACGAGGACGACGCGCCCGACGCCCTCGACCGGGACCGCGGCTGGGGGGAGATCCTGCTGGCCGCCGCGGTCCAGGGCGCCATCTTCGCCGTGGTGCGCAGCGCGGTGGACCGTGCGGGCGCCACCGCGATCGAGCGTTCCACCGGTGTCTGGCCGGCCGGTGAGAAGGGCGGCCGGGACTGA